A genomic segment from Estrella lausannensis encodes:
- the tatC gene encoding twin-arginine translocase subunit TatC, whose protein sequence is MADEPLSASTLDSVAVHVRDLRKTVIATLVALLVGFILAMPLASPFIQLLKKPAEGSLAFEKTTRQRAINRGASAIYLPLPSGSIPLSFSQGVQETNEGYFIPPGGELLFEKQESLPSFILLGPIQGFSVLMKCALFLGACLSSPFWLMSLWNFISPGLMEHEKRVIIPFFTLSLLFFALGALFGYFCIIPPALSYLDTVGGEIGSNLWTLPLYLEFCLFILFGSGIAFEMFFLLALLIHFEVLSYETLASSRRAVIVACFILGALLTPPDVFTQFMLALPLWLLFEICVFYAFLKQKNQKII, encoded by the coding sequence ATGGCAGACGAACCCCTCAGCGCATCCACTCTGGACTCGGTAGCAGTCCATGTCCGCGATCTAAGAAAAACAGTCATTGCAACCTTGGTTGCCCTCTTGGTCGGTTTTATCCTGGCGATGCCGCTTGCTTCCCCTTTCATTCAGCTACTGAAAAAACCTGCCGAGGGTAGTCTCGCCTTTGAAAAGACAACGAGGCAAAGGGCTATAAACCGCGGTGCTTCGGCAATCTACCTTCCCCTCCCCTCCGGTAGCATCCCCCTCAGTTTCTCTCAAGGAGTTCAAGAGACGAACGAGGGTTATTTCATTCCTCCGGGGGGCGAGCTCCTTTTTGAAAAGCAGGAGTCGTTGCCGAGCTTCATCCTCCTCGGACCCATCCAAGGCTTTAGTGTCTTGATGAAGTGCGCCCTTTTTCTGGGGGCCTGCCTGAGCTCCCCGTTTTGGCTGATGTCACTGTGGAACTTTATCTCACCAGGCCTTATGGAGCATGAAAAGCGGGTCATCATCCCCTTTTTCACCCTCTCCCTCCTCTTTTTTGCCCTCGGCGCTCTCTTTGGATACTTTTGCATTATCCCTCCGGCGCTCTCCTACCTAGACACGGTCGGCGGAGAGATCGGATCCAATCTCTGGACCCTGCCCCTCTACCTCGAATTTTGCCTCTTTATCCTCTTCGGCAGCGGCATCGCTTTCGAGATGTTTTTCCTCTTGGCGCTGCTGATCCATTTCGAAGTTCTCTCCTATGAGACCCTCGCTTCCTCCCGCAGGGCGGTTATTGTCGCCTGTTTTATCCTGGGGGCTCTCTTGACTCCCCCGGATGTGTTCACCCAGTTTATGCTGGCCCTTCCCCTATGGCTCCTCTTTGAAATCTGCGTGTTTTACGCCTTTTTAAAACAAAAGAACCAGAAAATAATATAA
- a CDS encoding CT583 family protein, whose translation MKRMEEILASRLKKKETQSKMEEMVRKSSQGELTSFSGIFHTVELTEGEKLKLEEILSVHAGDGENISEDLKRLSSITSEVKAITTQAILLHGERIKKAQDLLKRYKEGAFTAWLIATYGNRQTPYNFLQYYEFVERIPPQLKMQVDKMPKQAVYTLASRNGPQEMKEKLVLEWKGESKENLLRAIREMFPLSETDKRAASPADGVISSLQKTLQQLKRGVRLKEKEKNVILALVESIREVVED comes from the coding sequence ATGAAGCGCATGGAAGAGATCCTGGCGAGCCGCCTCAAGAAAAAAGAGACGCAAAGCAAAATGGAAGAGATGGTGAGGAAATCCTCTCAAGGGGAGCTCACAAGCTTTTCCGGCATTTTCCACACAGTCGAGTTGACCGAAGGGGAAAAGCTGAAGCTTGAGGAGATCTTAAGTGTTCACGCTGGGGACGGTGAGAATATCTCCGAGGATTTGAAGAGGCTGAGCTCCATCACGTCCGAAGTGAAAGCGATCACAACGCAAGCGATACTGCTCCATGGCGAGCGCATCAAAAAGGCGCAAGATCTTTTAAAGAGATACAAAGAAGGCGCCTTCACCGCCTGGCTGATCGCGACTTATGGCAACCGCCAGACCCCCTATAACTTTTTGCAGTATTATGAGTTTGTCGAACGAATTCCTCCCCAGCTGAAGATGCAGGTCGACAAAATGCCGAAACAAGCCGTCTACACTCTAGCAAGCCGCAACGGCCCTCAGGAGATGAAAGAAAAGCTCGTGCTCGAGTGGAAAGGGGAGTCCAAGGAAAACCTGCTCCGCGCCATCCGCGAGATGTTCCCGCTTTCAGAGACCGACAAAAGAGCTGCCTCTCCGGCTGATGGGGTCATCTCTTCCCTGCAAAAAACACTGCAGCAGCTAAAACGAGGCGTCCGTCTCAAAGAGAAAGAAAAGAATGTCATCTTAGCCCTTGTCGAATCGATTCGGGAAGTTGTAGAAGACTAA
- a CDS encoding outer membrane protein, protein MKNRSVLWLFLLLSTALFSSGKAAASNCCYDPCASYDECNFWDGMYGGVSGGANFLHASSKDHMKLDADVGYAVGFQLGYRFCQGIRAEFEGVYRYNKIDHISFLGAHIDSDGHVRSMSYMANALYEIPFNWCGLCLFPYLGGGIGYTHQKIKATDFDLAVEGTRSGFAWQVIGGVGYWITSNWDVGVEYRYFKGGASFVNNQTAQLKLTYHF, encoded by the coding sequence ATGAAGAATCGTTCCGTACTGTGGTTGTTTTTACTACTATCCACAGCCCTTTTTTCCTCGGGGAAAGCTGCCGCATCCAACTGCTGCTACGACCCCTGCGCCTCCTACGATGAGTGCAATTTCTGGGATGGCATGTATGGCGGTGTAAGCGGAGGAGCCAACTTCCTTCATGCTTCCTCTAAAGATCACATGAAATTGGATGCCGACGTCGGGTATGCGGTGGGATTTCAGCTAGGCTATCGCTTCTGCCAAGGTATCCGCGCCGAATTTGAGGGCGTCTACCGTTACAATAAAATCGACCACATTTCCTTCCTTGGCGCCCATATTGACTCTGACGGCCATGTCAGAAGCATGTCCTATATGGCAAACGCGCTTTATGAAATCCCTTTTAACTGGTGCGGACTGTGCCTGTTTCCCTATCTTGGAGGGGGTATCGGCTATACTCACCAAAAAATTAAGGCGACGGACTTTGACTTAGCTGTCGAAGGAACCCGTAGCGGATTTGCCTGGCAGGTCATCGGCGGCGTGGGCTATTGGATCACTTCCAACTGGGACGTCGGCGTAGAATACCGCTACTTCAAGGGGGGCGCAAGCTTCGTGAACAACCAGACGGCACAATTAAAACTCACCTACCACTTTTAA
- a CDS encoding ParA family protein yields the protein MKRSKIISVCSFKGGTAKTSTALHFGASLAKHHKKKVLLVDFDAQANLTSGLGFDPDEHDSMAEVLKRKKGLPEVIKKTAVKNLDIVPADTWLERVEVTEPLACDRYSHEILRDILKDADYDFVIIDTPPSLCWLTESALIASQHTLICATPEFYSIKGLERLSQFIKSLGERHPLNVLGVLLSFWNIRGKNNKAFLDVIEATFPNKTLKPKIRRDIAVSEAAILGKPLFETDPDCRAAEDFRDVTKALLSNLKE from the coding sequence ATGAAGAGAAGTAAGATCATTTCCGTTTGCAGCTTCAAAGGCGGAACGGCGAAAACATCGACGGCGCTCCACTTTGGGGCGTCGCTTGCCAAGCACCACAAAAAAAAAGTGCTTTTAGTCGACTTTGACGCCCAGGCCAACCTGACTTCGGGCCTCGGCTTCGATCCTGATGAGCACGACAGCATGGCTGAAGTGCTGAAGCGGAAGAAGGGCCTCCCCGAGGTCATCAAAAAGACCGCTGTGAAGAACTTAGACATCGTTCCGGCAGACACTTGGCTCGAAAGGGTTGAAGTCACAGAACCTCTTGCCTGCGACCGCTACTCGCACGAAATTCTAAGGGATATCTTAAAAGATGCCGATTACGACTTCGTCATCATCGATACTCCTCCCTCTCTTTGCTGGTTGACAGAGTCTGCCTTGATCGCCTCTCAACACACTTTGATCTGCGCAACACCTGAGTTCTACAGCATCAAAGGGCTCGAGCGCCTTTCCCAGTTCATCAAGAGCTTAGGAGAGCGCCACCCTCTGAACGTGCTGGGGGTTCTACTCTCTTTTTGGAATATCAGGGGCAAAAACAATAAGGCTTTTTTAGATGTTATTGAAGCCACATTCCCGAACAAGACTTTGAAGCCCAAGATCCGACGCGATATCGCCGTATCCGAGGCTGCCATCTTGGGCAAACCGCTCTTTGAAACCGATCCTGATTGCCGTGCCGCTGAAGATTTCAGGGACGTCACCAAAGCTCTTCTTTCAAACCTCAAAGAATAG
- a CDS encoding Sec-independent protein translocase subunit TatA/TatB — protein MLGTGELIVILCIVLLLFGGKKLPEVAKSLGQGIREFKKAAAGEDSSSGSCGGDCSSCPNKEPPTKE, from the coding sequence ATGCTCGGCACAGGCGAATTGATCGTTATTCTTTGCATCGTTCTTCTTCTGTTCGGCGGAAAAAAACTTCCTGAGGTCGCCAAAAGCCTCGGACAGGGAATACGCGAATTTAAAAAAGCGGCGGCGGGGGAAGACTCCTCCTCAGGCTCTTGCGGGGGAGACTGCAGCTCCTGCCCTAATAAGGAACCTCCAACAAAAGAGTAA
- the thrS gene encoding threonine--tRNA ligase encodes MMIKLKDRSPVDLPEGSTAKELADLLNLKGPEQALACVLNGTVTDLSTPLKEGDDIHFLSFDEAKGKEVFWHTSAHVLAQAILRIWPDAKPTIGPPIENGFYYDFADLTISDEDFVKIEKEMEAIVKENYISKKETFKDKKAAKEAFANNPYKMELIDSFEEGSPLTGYRQGEFFDLCRGPHLFNLGKIKAIKLLKTSGAYWRGDSEKEMLTRVYAISFPDRKMLKSYLEMLEEAKKRDHKILGPKLDLFSLKEEAPGMPFIHPKGMIIWKELQNFIGELLAERGYIEIKTPTMMSKELWERSGHWKNYRENMFTSEIEKREFAIKPMNCPGGMLFYRSKMHSFRDLPLRVAEIGNVHRYEPSGSLSGLFRCRSFHQDDAHIFMKPEDIQGEIQGILKLADLIYSSFGLEYRLELSTRPEKGTIGTDEEWETATQGLKGALDASGRSYRINEGDGAFYGPKIDFHIRDALGRTWQCGTVQLDMALPERFELEYVAGDGMRKRPVMLHRALFGSIERFFGILIEHFAGKFPLWISPRQIRILTVADRHNDYAHQLREILFKERFQVEVDDSPESVGKKVRSAQLDQVNYILTVGDKEVENRTVALRTRDNVVHGELELQSFVNTLIQEKRSRALISPYSAEEKAAN; translated from the coding sequence ATGATGATCAAACTGAAGGATAGATCTCCCGTCGACCTGCCGGAAGGGTCGACAGCGAAGGAGCTGGCTGATTTACTGAACCTGAAAGGACCTGAACAAGCTCTTGCCTGTGTGCTGAACGGCACCGTCACGGATCTGTCCACCCCTCTTAAGGAAGGCGATGACATCCATTTCCTAAGTTTCGATGAAGCCAAGGGTAAAGAAGTGTTTTGGCACACTTCGGCGCACGTGCTCGCCCAGGCAATCCTTAGAATCTGGCCCGATGCCAAGCCGACTATCGGCCCTCCTATAGAAAACGGCTTTTACTACGATTTTGCCGACCTGACCATCTCTGATGAAGACTTCGTCAAAATTGAGAAGGAGATGGAGGCGATCGTCAAGGAAAACTACATTTCCAAAAAAGAGACCTTCAAAGACAAAAAAGCGGCGAAGGAAGCGTTTGCAAACAACCCCTACAAGATGGAGCTGATCGACAGTTTTGAGGAAGGCAGCCCCTTAACAGGATACCGTCAGGGTGAATTTTTCGACCTCTGCCGTGGACCGCACCTCTTCAACCTGGGAAAAATCAAAGCCATCAAGCTGCTCAAGACTTCGGGCGCTTACTGGAGGGGAGACTCGGAAAAAGAGATGCTGACACGCGTCTACGCCATTTCTTTCCCCGACAGAAAGATGCTGAAGAGCTATCTTGAGATGCTGGAGGAGGCCAAGAAACGCGATCACAAGATTTTAGGCCCTAAACTGGACCTCTTCTCGCTTAAGGAAGAAGCTCCCGGGATGCCTTTTATCCACCCCAAAGGGATGATCATCTGGAAAGAGTTGCAAAACTTCATCGGTGAACTTTTGGCTGAAAGAGGTTACATCGAAATCAAAACCCCGACGATGATGTCGAAAGAGCTTTGGGAACGCTCGGGGCACTGGAAGAACTATCGCGAGAATATGTTCACCTCCGAGATCGAGAAAAGGGAATTTGCCATCAAGCCCATGAACTGTCCGGGCGGCATGCTCTTTTACAGAAGCAAAATGCACAGCTTCCGCGATCTTCCCTTAAGGGTTGCCGAAATCGGCAACGTGCACCGCTATGAACCCTCGGGATCGCTCTCGGGTCTTTTCCGCTGCCGCTCTTTCCACCAAGACGATGCGCACATCTTCATGAAGCCGGAAGATATTCAGGGCGAGATCCAGGGGATTCTTAAGCTGGCCGATCTCATCTATTCCTCATTTGGACTTGAGTATCGCCTTGAGCTCTCGACACGCCCTGAAAAAGGCACGATCGGAACGGATGAAGAGTGGGAGACGGCGACTCAAGGTTTGAAAGGTGCGTTAGACGCCTCCGGGAGAAGCTATCGCATCAACGAAGGCGATGGTGCTTTCTACGGACCGAAGATTGACTTCCATATCCGCGATGCTCTGGGAAGAACATGGCAGTGTGGAACGGTGCAGCTGGACATGGCTTTACCCGAACGCTTCGAGCTGGAATACGTCGCAGGAGACGGCATGAGAAAACGACCGGTGATGCTCCACAGAGCCCTCTTTGGATCCATTGAGCGTTTCTTCGGTATCCTGATCGAACATTTCGCCGGCAAGTTTCCTCTCTGGATCTCTCCGAGACAGATCCGCATCCTGACCGTCGCCGACAGACACAACGACTACGCGCATCAACTGAGAGAAATCCTCTTTAAAGAGCGTTTCCAGGTTGAAGTGGACGACTCTCCGGAATCGGTCGGCAAGAAAGTGCGCTCGGCGCAGCTCGACCAGGTCAACTACATCCTGACAGTTGGAGACAAGGAAGTGGAGAACAGAACGGTCGCGCTGAGGACTCGGGATAACGTCGTCCATGGCGAACTCGAACTGCAATCCTTCGTCAACACCCTGATCCAGGAGAAGAGATCGAGAGCGCTTATCTCTCCTTATTCTGCTGAAGAAAAAGCAGCCAACTAG